A stretch of Aedes aegypti strain LVP_AGWG chromosome 2, AaegL5.0 Primary Assembly, whole genome shotgun sequence DNA encodes these proteins:
- the LOC5568495 gene encoding DNA ligase 1, producing MCGLSPWDVNEVDFSRLPANANKVLTENTESDAQQEAENSSDSVEPEDDQDAFKVQLYYFEKGLSEDQLTRFTMDWKNDYWYGSLDELGLFNYWKSLKDKSEGLMFTEPLQQFQSITLELTIGEDGSCTPIVQQNAVEDEINDPQPVQPNDDMSQDEEAASNDPFEGIFIWPKVNERNGNDKQRRKEHVPSVATSNRWRKWYDKKDEERKQEEEAKVARIEKRKLARIQKEEEQSIRKKKRDEKKLQKEKQQQEKENNPPRQKKKKRTLMPKSG from the exons ATGTGTGGTCTTTCTCCTTGGGATGTAAATGAAGTTGATTTCAGTAGACTGCCTGCAAATGCAAATAAAGTTCTTACGGAAAACACTGAGAGCGATGCACAACAGGAGGCAGAGAATTCATCGGATAGTGTTGAACCGGAGGATGACCAGGATGCATTCAAGGTCCAACTGTATTACTTTGAAAAGGGCCTCAGCGAGGATCAACTAACAAGATTCACAATGGACTGGAAAAACGATTATTGGTATGGCTCACTAGATGAGTTGGGACTCTTCAACTACTGGAAGTCTCTGAAGGATAAGTCTGAAGGTTTGATGTTCACAGAACCTCTTCagcaatttcaaagtattactCTGGAGTTAACGATTGGAGAGGATGGCTCTTGCACACCTATTGTGCAACAAAATGCTGTAGAAG ATGAAATAAACGATCCACAACCTGTTCAACCCAATGACGACATGAGCCAAGATGAAGAAGCTGCATCAAATGATCcgtttgaaggaattttcattTGGCCAAAGGTCAACGAGCGAAATGGAAATGACAAACAGAGGAGAAAGGAACATGTACCATCAGTCGCAACCAGCAATAGATGGCGAAAATGGTATGATAAAAAGGACGAAGAACGAAAACAAGAAGAGGAAGCAAAAGTAGCAAGGATTGAAAAGCGGAAACTGGCTCGAATTCAGAAGGAGGAAGAACAAAGCATCAGAAAGAAGAAAAGAGATGAGAAAAAGTTACAGAAGGAAAAACAACAGCAAGAAAAGGAAAACAACCCTCCTCggcagaagaagaaaaagaggaCATTGATGCCTAAATCGGGCTAA